From candidate division WOR-3 bacterium:
GCGATATATTGGGAATGTTTCTCAATCGCCTCCTTCAATTTCCCTTCGGTAGAAAAGTAGAGGAAAATCCGGTCGGTTACCTGAAACCCGGCTTCTTTGCGCAGTGCCTGAATCCGCCGAATCAGTTCTCGGGCTAACCCTTCCAATTCCAATTCCGGAGGCACTTCTTTTGGTAAATAGACCGCCAAATCTTCATCAGCCATTATCTGCTCCTTAGGATAAGACGATAAATATCTCTCCTTGGATAAGAACTGAGAACTTTTGAGGTTTAACTCCTCTTTTAATAGTTCTTCGTAATTCTTTAGCGCTGGAATTTTATCTTCAGGCAGGAAGAAGATACCCTCGGAGAGAGGCATCCTTACCTTCAACTTGAATTTTTCCCTCAAGGCACGTCCCAAAGAGACAAGGTTCCTAACAATTGCCATCTCCTCCTCCAATTTTTCGTCCCGGAGCGCTTCTTGGTATTCGGGGAAGTCATTTAGGTGAATGCTCTCCGGAGCATCGGGTAACACATCCCGCACCAATCTCTGGTATAACTCCTCTGCCAAAAAGGGCATTATCGGAGCGATGATCTTTGTCAGGTTCAATAGGCAGGTATAGAGGGTCTGGTAGGCGGAAATTTTGTCTTGGTCGTTTTCCGATTTCCAGAAGCGCCGCCTTGACCTTCGGATATACCAAAGGGATAAATCATCAACAAATCTTTCAATCTCTCTTGGTACTGGTGCCGGGTCGTAGTCATCCAGATGCTCAGTCACCTCTTTTACTAAAGCCATAAGCCGGGAGAGGATCCAACGGTCAAGTAAGGGACGCTCTTTAAGGGGAATCTCTTCTCCTTGGGGTGAGAATTTATCAATGGTGGCATAGGTGAAGAAGAAGGAGTAGACATTCCATAAGGTTAAAAGACGCTTCTTGGTCTCTTCCCCTAATCGCCAACCAAAGAGGAGGTTTTCGGTTGGGTTATGAGAAACAAATATCCAGCGCAAAACATCTGCGGAAATTTTCTCTACCGCCTCGTCAAACCAAATGACATTTCCTTTACTCTTATGCATATCCTCCCCTTTTTCGTCTTTGAGGAGGGCATAACCCAAAATCGTCTTCACCGGGGCTCGGTTCTCTAACACCGTTGACATCGCCAAAATGGCATAAAACCAGTTACGGAATTGGCCGGGAAAACTCTCGGTGATGAAATCAAAGGGAAACCATTCCTGCCAATATTTTCGGTCTTTTAAGTAATTGAGGGTGGAGAAGGGGACAATTCCCGCATCAAGCCAAGGATTACCCACATCCGGAATTCGGGAAACCACATCCCCGCATTTCTCACATCTTATCTTTACATAGTCAACCCAGGGGCGATGGGGGGAATGACCTTCAAATCTCTCCCAGCCCAAAACCGCCCTTTCTTTCAGTTCTTCCTTACCACCAATCACGGTGAAAGAGCCACAAGAACATTCCCAGATGGGTAAGGCAAGTCCCCAGTAGCGCTTCTTAGAGATTAACCAATCCTCCATATTCTTGAGCCAATCCAGTTCCCTTTCTAACCCGTATTCCGGAATCCAGCGCACCTCTTTTGCTACCGCCATAATCTTCTCCCGCAACTCCGCCATCGCTATATACCACTCCGGCACCAACCGGAAAAGAAGTTCGGTTCCGCAACGCCAGCAGACCGGATAACGGTGGGTATAAGGCTCCACTTTATAGAGAAATCCCTTCTCGCGGAGGGAGTTTATAATTTCCTCTTCCACCGCTTGGGCATTTTTCCCAGAAAGGAAGGAGTAATCGGAAAGGAAGTTCCCTTCCTCATCAATTGGGGCAATCACGGGTAAAGAGAACTCTTTTCCTAAGAGGTAGTCTTCTTTTCCGCAACCGGGGGCAATATGGACAATCCCGGTCCCTTCGGTCGCTGAGACCTCCTCCCAGGGAATTACCTTGTGAATGATTCCCTTTTGGGGGGGTAGTTCATCAAATGGCCCCAAATAGAGCCGGCCAACCAATCTCTCCCCTTTTACCCTTTCCAAGACTGCTGATTCGGGAATGTTGAGCGCGGAAAGTCTCTCTTCTAATAGATAATAATATTTTCCATCATCCCCTAACTTAACTTTGACATAATTGAGTTCCGGATGAACAGCGCAAGCGACATTACTCGTTAAAGTCCAAGGGGTAGTGGTCCAGACCAAAAGGAAAGTCCCCTCTTCCCCTCTTAAGGGAAAGGTTAAAAATAAACTTTTGTGGGTTAACTCCTGATAACCTTCCGTAACAATCTCATGTTGGGAGATCGCAGTTCCACACCTGGGGCACCAGGGAACAACATCCTCCCCCTTATAAATCCAACCTCTTTTATGACACTCTTTTAGGAAAAACCAGATGTGGTAATTATTCTCATCCGACATCGTATAATAAGAATTTTCCCAATCCATCCACTGCCCCAACCTTATTGACTGTTGGGTTTGAATTGCCGAATACTTTTTTACCCTCTCCTTACATTTCTCTACGAACCGTTCAATCCCATATCTCTCAATATCTCTCTTTGACTTAAAACCCAACTCTTTCTCCACTTCCACCTCCACCCACAGCCCCTGGCAATCAAACCCGTTCTGGTATCTCTGGTCAAAACCCTTCATCGCCTTATAACGCAAGAATAAGTCTTTATAGGTTCTACCCCAGGCATGGTGGACACCCATCGGATTATTGGCAGTAATTGGACCATCAAGAAAAGAGAACTTCTTCTTCCCTCTATTCTTCGCCATCAATTTCTTAAAGATTTTCCTCTCCTCCCAGAAACTCAAAATCCTTTTTTCAATTCCCACCCAATCGGGTAATGATGGTAAAGGTTGGTAAGGCATAATTAACCTTTCTTTCCTGTGCGCCGCAAATTTCCTCTAAACATTGGCCAGCCATTAAAAGCCGGCCTCCCTCTTGCCACCACCGCCACCACTCCCCCTTCTTCCCCTAAATAAATTATCCCATCCGGAGAGAGGGTAGGGGAAGAGACAAGGTCTTCACTTGCCACTTTCACCGGTGTTGCCCAGAGCCTTTCCCCCTTACTTAAAGATAGGGCAAAGAGTGAATCCTCTCCCTGTCTCTTTCCGTAGTCCACCGCCAGATAAACAATCCCCCCATCAGAGATGAGGGGGGTGGAAGGTAAGCCACCGGTGGCAAAAGGTTGGGGCCAGGAGTCACTACCAGTTCTGGTAAAGCCGTGGATATAACCTTCCTCGTCCCCAGCGATT
This genomic window contains:
- the ileS gene encoding isoleucine--tRNA ligase — encoded protein: MPYQPLPSLPDWVGIEKRILSFWEERKIFKKLMAKNRGKKKFSFLDGPITANNPMGVHHAWGRTYKDLFLRYKAMKGFDQRYQNGFDCQGLWVEVEVEKELGFKSKRDIERYGIERFVEKCKERVKKYSAIQTQQSIRLGQWMDWENSYYTMSDENNYHIWFFLKECHKRGWIYKGEDVVPWCPRCGTAISQHEIVTEGYQELTHKSLFLTFPLRGEEGTFLLVWTTTPWTLTSNVACAVHPELNYVKVKLGDDGKYYYLLEERLSALNIPESAVLERVKGERLVGRLYLGPFDELPPQKGIIHKVIPWEEVSATEGTGIVHIAPGCGKEDYLLGKEFSLPVIAPIDEEGNFLSDYSFLSGKNAQAVEEEIINSLREKGFLYKVEPYTHRYPVCWRCGTELLFRLVPEWYIAMAELREKIMAVAKEVRWIPEYGLERELDWLKNMEDWLISKKRYWGLALPIWECSCGSFTVIGGKEELKERAVLGWERFEGHSPHRPWVDYVKIRCEKCGDVVSRIPDVGNPWLDAGIVPFSTLNYLKDRKYWQEWFPFDFITESFPGQFRNWFYAILAMSTVLENRAPVKTILGYALLKDEKGEDMHKSKGNVIWFDEAVEKISADVLRWIFVSHNPTENLLFGWRLGEETKKRLLTLWNVYSFFFTYATIDKFSPQGEEIPLKERPLLDRWILSRLMALVKEVTEHLDDYDPAPVPREIERFVDDLSLWYIRRSRRRFWKSENDQDKISAYQTLYTCLLNLTKIIAPIMPFLAEELYQRLVRDVLPDAPESIHLNDFPEYQEALRDEKLEEEMAIVRNLVSLGRALREKFKLKVRMPLSEGIFFLPEDKIPALKNYEELLKEELNLKSSQFLSKERYLSSYPKEQIMADEDLAVYLPKEVPPELELEGLARELIRRIQALRKEAGFQVTDRIFLYFSTEGKLKEAIEKHSQYIAQETLAVKVEEGKKGGISKEMTIKGMKVEITLSRKDG